From Anopheles arabiensis isolate DONGOLA chromosome 3, AaraD3, whole genome shotgun sequence, a single genomic window includes:
- the LOC120899734 gene encoding protein timeless isoform X3 encodes MEWLLANPQINSTFGSLGTFEDDAYHLSEDCLVTLEEIICKLAVEDATLRTFRRAIGFGQNVKNDIVPLLVNAKDVKIIDTTIRLLVNLTVPVECLLPVDLVSKSEIGRHTIFELNKLLITSKEAFVDWKTTKAVIDHMKGILERDTKLSIQQCDSVNNCLLLLRNILHVPEMGTGAGGHGGSCYPTAGHNTSFQNQIIWNLFTQSIDKLLIYLMSCPQRAYWGVTMAQLVALMYKDQHISTLQKLLNLWFESTLSESSEDNESNTSPPKQCSGDSSPMLTSDPTSDSSDNGSGKMPSSMSKECASEAPQVTRMVADFPTQIILSRAIKSHQMYHQTLKANAASSDGCVLGGGTTCGSASAIGGKPSCNGSGAHQQQQHQQQQQQQLCDHQKATELQEVSRNFPKKSKGGAGGTKCHQDSSGSSSSSGVFCKQSTASGKDQAMKESSKPSNGPQSCPQQQQQQQQQQQVQSPPKSPTLQSQQQQQQQQQQSQTQQSQQQTQKQIQVSQSENSDCGYGTQVEKESISTSSNEDDSPHQKPVHQKPPSNQKQRFNAANKQRNPVSVQEKKELRRKKLVKRGKSNIINMKGLMHHVPTDDDISHILKEFTVDFLLKGYGYLVHELHTQLLSDLQVQIDTSHFFWLVTYFLKFATQLELDLEHINSVLSFDIISYLTYEGVMLCEQLEQLSRATETDIKPCLRRIHLVVTAIREFLQALDTYKKSTHLTKEDKEKLKLLQLQISCTEDLRCLFVLLLRCYNPNIQSRQYLQDLIVTNHTLLLLLDGVRELTADGNPGDMLGHIKQFATVEIMHQYGLLLEDFRENGAFVNDCIFTMMHHVGGDLGHINVLFQPSILKTYSQIWETEYELCDDWSDLIEYVIHKFINTPQPAPLTLSTTLPDIGTQLLSGNLLVTWTQEEKDSLHWYYVQCRQSKCVVADILKLFQENGNQQKTRLSIIEQLLEQNIVTLVQYDDLMKVENPDYERNVQTPALSVASADSPKPEDGDSKSSSKAVDDIQVLRDRLQKENRGKLIAWLQKSLLDCCFVKLNLLSGNIYVTAGIGGSTGVVVMEPVSYHCILKKKSIPVVPWNQDQFAILSYQPFILLLHKLGFHLPADAKKMFVRIPEFWTADILYNIALKLGPLDKSILKFDLKYLNKVLSMEKQAKADPCPSNDARFSPQITTNWLDVVMRNKAVQSKRNKLDLPGPSKVIDTANATHPSATLKSGGKPAAPSKMLHDLSIIVESNDDDDDELPADEDDGLDSTEVPVLEEHDVVSACETASVASDLTRMYVSDEDDKHDIVPPIL; translated from the exons ATGGAATGGCTGCTGGCGAACCCGCAGATCAACAGCACGTTCGGCTCGCTCGGCACGTTCGAGGACGATGCGTACCACCTGAGCGAGGACTGTCTGGTAACGCTGGAGGAGATCATCTGTAAGCTGGCGGTGGAGGATGCGACCCTGCGCACGTTTCGCCGGGCGATCGGGTTTGGGCAGAACGTCAAGAACGACatcgtgccgctgctggtgaACGCGAAGGATGTGAAGATCATCGACACCACGATCCGGCTGCTGGTAAATCTGACCGTGCCGGTCGAGTGTCTGCTGCCGGTCGACCTCGTGTCCAAGTCGGAGATCGGCCGGCACACGATCTTCGAGCTGAATAAGCTGCTGATCACCAGCAAGGAAGCGTTCGTCGACTGGAAGACGACCAAGGCGGTGATCGACCACATGAAGGGCATCCTCGAGCGGGACACCAAGCTGTCGATCCAGCAGTGCGACAGCGTCAACAACTGTCTGCTCCTGCTGCGCAACATCCTGCACGTGCCGGAGATGGGCACGGGGGCGGGCGGGCACGGGGGCAGCTGCTATCCGACCGCCGGCCACAACACCTCCTTCCAGAACCAGATCATCTGGAACCTGTTCACGCAGAGCATCGACAAGCTGCTGATCTACCTGATGTCCTGCCCGCAGCGGGCGTACTGGGGCGTCACGATGGCGCAGCTGGTCGCGCTCATGTACAAGGACCAGCACATCAGCACGCTCCAGAAGCTGCTCAACCTGTGGTTCGAGTCGACGCTGTCGGAAAGCTCGGAGGACAACGAGAGCAACACGTCGCCGCCGAAGCAGTGCAGCGGGGACTCGAGCCCGATGCTCACCTCCGACCCGACGTCCGACTCGTCCGACAATG GCAGTGGCAAAATGCCATCGTCCATGAGCAAGGAATGTGCGTCCGAGGCGCCGCAGGTCACGCGCATGGTTGCCGACTTCCCGACGCAGATCATACTCTCGCGCGCGATCAAATCCCACCAGATGTACCACCAAACGCTGAAGGCGAACGCTGCATCGAGCGACGGTTGCGTCCTGGGGGGCGGGACGACCTGCGGCAGTGCGAGTGCGATTGGTGGCAAACCGTCCTGCAACGGGTCCGGggcacatcagcagcagcagcatcaacagcagcagcagcagcagctctgtGACCACCAGAAGGCCACGGAACTGCAGGAAGTTAGCCGAAACTTT cccAAAAAGTCCAAAGGTGGCGCAGGCGGCACCAAGTGTCACCAGGATTCGTccggcagcagctcgtcgtcggGCGTGTTTTGCAAACAGTCGACCGCCAGCGGCAAAGATCAAGCGATGAAGGAGAGCAGCAAGCCGTCGAATGGGCCACAATCGtgtccacaacaacaacagcagcagcagcagcaacaacaggtACAGTCACCTCCAAAGTCGCCCACACTGCAAtcccaacaacagcagcagcagcagcaacaacagtcaCAGACGCAGCAATCGCAACAACAAACGCAAAAGCAGATCCAGGTGTCGCAGTCGGAAAATTCCGACTGCGGTTACGGTACGCAGGTGGAGAAGGAATCCATTTCCACCTCCAGCAACGAAGACGACAGCCCGCACCAGAAGCCGGTCCACCAGAAGCCACCCTCCAACCAGAAGCAGCGCTTCAACGCAGCCAACAAGCAGCGCAACCCGGTCTCGGTGCAGGAGAAGAAGGAGCTGCGCCGCAAGAAGCTGGTAAAACGGGGCAAGAGCAATAT CATCAACATGAAGGGCCTAATGCATCATGTGCCGACCGACGACGATATCTCGCACATCCTGAAAGAGTTTACGGTCGACTTTCTGCTGAAAGGATACGGTTATCTGGTGCACGAGCTGCACACGCAATTACTCTCGGATCTG CAAGTGCAAATTGATACGTCACACTTTTTCTGGCTGGTTACGTACTTCCTGAAATTCGCCACCCAGCTCGAGCTGGACCTGGAGCACATCAACAGCGTCCTGTCGTTCGACATCATAAGCTACCTTACGTACGAGGGCGTGATGCTATGCGAACAGCTCGAGCAGCTCAGCCGAGCCACCGAGACGGACATAAAGCCCTGTTTGCGAAGGATTCATTTG GTTGTAACAGCGATAAGAGAATTTCTGCAAGCGCTTGATACGTACAAGAAGAGTACACACCTTACAAAG GAGGACAAAGAGAAGCTCAAGCTTCTACAGCTCCAGATAAGCTGCACCGAGGATTTGCGCTGCctgtttgtgctgctgctccggtgCTACAACCCGAACATCCAGAGCCGCCAGTACCTGCAGGACCTGATAGTGACCAaccacacgctgctgctcctgctcgacGGTGTCCGGGAACTGACCGCCGATGGCAACCCGGGCGATATGCTGGGCCACATCAAACA gTTTGCGACGGTGGAGATTATGCACCAGTACGGTTTGCTGCTGGAGGATTTCCGCGAGAACGGTGCGTTCGTGAACGATTGCATCTTCACGATGATGCATCACGTCGGGGGCGATTTGGGCCACATCAATGTGCTGTTTCAGCCAAGCATACTGAAGACGTACTCGCAGATCTGGGAGACGGAGTACGAGCTGTGTGAT GACTGGTCGGATTTGATCGAGTACGTCATCCACAAGTTCATCAACACGCCCCAGCCGGCCCCGTTGACGCTGTCCACCACGCTACCCGACATCGGAACGCAGCTACTGTCGGGCAATCTGCTCGTCACCTGGACGCAGGAGGAAAAGGATTCCCTACACTGGTACTACGTACAGTGTCGGCAGAGCAAATGTGTCGTAGCGGACATCTTGAAGCTATTCCAGGAAAATGGCAATCAACAGAAGACGCGCCTGTCCATCATCGAGCAGCTGCTGGAGCAGAACATAGTGACGCTCGTGCAGTACGACGATCTGATGAAGGTGGAAAATCCAGACTACGAACGGAACGTTCAAACGCCCGCCCTATCAGTCGCATCGGCCGATTCGCCCAAACCGGAGGATGGAGACTCGAAGTCATCGTCCAAGGCGGTGGACGACATCCAGGTGTTGCGCGACCGGTTGCAGAAGGAAAACCGGGGCAAGCTGATTGCCTGGCTGCAGAAGAGCCTGCTGGACTGTTGCTTCGTCAAGCTGAATCTGCTCAGTGGCAACATCTACGTGACGGCGGGCATTGGCGGTAGTACGGGCGTAGTCGTGATGGAGCCCGTCTCGTACCATTGCATCT TGAAAAAGAAGTCCATCCCGGTTGTGCCCTGGAACCAGGACCAGTTTGCGATCCTGTCCTACCAGCCGTTCATACTGCTGCTCCACAAGCTTGGCTTCCATCTGCCGGCCGACGCGAAAAAAATGTTCGTCCGCATACCGGAGTTCTGGACGGCGGACATCCTGTACAACATCGCGCTCAAGCTTGGTCCGCTCGATAAAT CGATTCTCAAGTTCGATCTCAAGTACCTCAACAAGGTGCTTTCGATGGAGAAACAAGCTAAGGCCGACCCTTGCCCGTCGAACGATGCTCG ATTCAGCCCTCAAATCACAACTAACTGGCTCGATGTAGTGATGCGCAATAAGGCAGTACAGAG CAAGCGCAACAAGCTGGATCTGCCCGGCCCGTCGAAGGTGATCGATACGGCGAACGCCACCCATCCGAGCGCAACCCTGAAGTCGGGCGGAAAACCGGCGGCGCCGTCGAAAATGCTGCACGACCTTTCGATCATCGTCGAGtcgaacgacgacgacgatgacgagcTGCCGGCGGACGAGGACGATGGGCTGGACAGCACGGAGGTGCCGGTGCTGGAGGAGCACGATGTCGTCAG TGCTTGTGAGACCGCTTCCGTCGCCTCGGATTTGACACGCATGTACGTGAGCGACGAAGACGACAAGCACGACATTGTGCCGCCGATACTGTAA